The proteins below are encoded in one region of Leptospira terpstrae serovar Hualin str. LT 11-33 = ATCC 700639:
- the pyrF gene encoding orotidine-5'-phosphate decarboxylase, giving the protein MNHRSEFIQKFNLRRDSLQSLLCIGLDPELDKLPKVSLESKAPLVHFTETIIRYTHSYATAWKPNVAFFERLGAEGYFALEHMVQVMKEVSPDVPIVMDAKRGDLANTSKEYAKYFFQTLQVDALTVNPYMGRDSLVPYLDLGGYIFVLGLTSNPSSSDFQKQKLVGKDIFLYEEVSDQMARLGEEYPNQVGLVVGGTHPSEIQSLRKRHPEMYFLIPGFGAQGGDLNSIVQTSGKRSLINSSRGITLSTLDENFGQVAKKKAEEVHLQMNQLFL; this is encoded by the coding sequence GTGAATCATAGATCCGAGTTCATTCAAAAATTCAATTTAAGAAGAGACTCTCTTCAGTCTTTACTTTGTATCGGTCTTGATCCCGAATTAGATAAATTACCCAAGGTAAGTTTGGAATCGAAGGCACCATTAGTTCATTTTACAGAAACCATCATTCGATACACCCATTCTTATGCAACTGCTTGGAAACCAAATGTGGCTTTCTTTGAACGATTGGGAGCAGAGGGATACTTTGCCTTAGAACATATGGTACAAGTGATGAAGGAAGTTTCTCCTGACGTACCTATTGTAATGGATGCAAAACGAGGAGATCTTGCCAATACCTCGAAGGAATATGCAAAATACTTTTTCCAAACTCTCCAAGTAGATGCTCTGACAGTAAATCCGTACATGGGTAGGGATAGTTTGGTGCCTTATTTGGATTTAGGTGGATACATTTTTGTTTTGGGCCTAACTTCCAATCCCAGCTCTTCTGACTTTCAAAAACAGAAACTAGTGGGTAAAGATATCTTCCTATATGAAGAGGTGAGTGACCAAATGGCAAGGCTCGGCGAAGAGTATCCAAACCAAGTGGGGCTTGTGGTGGGAGGAACCCATCCATCAGAAATTCAGTCCTTACGGAAACGGCATCCAGAAATGTATTTTCTCATTCCTGGGTTTGGTGCTCAAGGTGGGGATTTAAATTCCATCGTCCAAACATCAGGGAAACGTTCACTGATCAATTCCTCAAGAGGGATTACACTTAGTACTTTGGATGAAAATTTCGGACAAGTCGCAAAAAAGAAAGCAGAGGAAGTACACTTACAAATGAACCAACTCTTTCTCTGA
- a CDS encoding NAD(P)/FAD-dependent oxidoreductase: MKATLAIVGTGIAGLGSAYFLKNDFDLTIFDSADYIGGHTNTVMVEEDGGSIPIDTGFIVFNHVTYPNLLRLFQTLNVPTKKSDMSFSVQHDPTKLEFSGSGLAGLFAQKKNIFRPRYLKMLLEIDRFNKSAPKILEDPKYDDWDLGRYMETFGYGKDILNFYLIPMSSAVWSTPPDLMLAFPAKSLIRFFYNHGFLGLNTQHQWYTVDGGSHEYSKRIIAPIKDRFRLNTAVKQVNRTQDGKVELVFGEGKREVFDKVLLATHGHISAKLLGNPTKLESELLPLYRYQHNTATLHTDASDMPKISSCWSSWNYKIIEGKSGKQDPYTIYWMNRLQNVSKKQNYFVTINDPDRVAKDKIIKKIGYEHPLFSVDASLGQSRLPELNESGPIYYAGAYFRYGFHEDGFLSAVNVSRSILKRDPWT; encoded by the coding sequence GTGAAAGCAACATTAGCCATTGTAGGTACAGGAATCGCAGGACTCGGTTCTGCTTACTTCTTAAAAAATGATTTTGATTTAACCATATTTGATAGTGCCGATTATATCGGTGGTCATACCAATACAGTCATGGTGGAAGAGGATGGAGGATCCATTCCGATTGATACCGGTTTTATTGTATTTAACCATGTCACATATCCAAACTTACTTAGACTTTTCCAAACATTGAATGTCCCTACAAAAAAATCGGACATGTCCTTTAGTGTCCAACACGACCCCACCAAACTAGAGTTTAGTGGATCGGGACTGGCAGGACTTTTTGCGCAGAAAAAAAACATTTTTCGACCTAGGTATTTGAAAATGTTACTTGAGATTGACCGGTTCAACAAATCGGCTCCAAAGATATTGGAAGATCCAAAGTATGATGATTGGGATTTGGGTCGGTATATGGAAACTTTTGGTTATGGAAAAGACATTCTCAATTTTTATTTAATCCCGATGAGTTCGGCAGTTTGGTCCACTCCACCCGATTTGATGTTAGCATTTCCGGCTAAGTCGCTCATTCGTTTTTTTTACAACCATGGATTTTTGGGGCTAAATACCCAACACCAATGGTATACAGTGGATGGGGGCTCTCATGAATATAGCAAACGAATCATAGCACCCATTAAGGACCGTTTCCGTCTGAACACAGCTGTGAAACAAGTAAATCGGACACAAGATGGTAAGGTAGAACTAGTGTTTGGCGAAGGGAAGAGAGAGGTCTTTGATAAAGTTTTACTAGCCACTCATGGCCATATTTCTGCAAAATTGCTGGGAAATCCGACGAAATTGGAAAGTGAATTACTCCCTCTCTACCGCTACCAACACAATACCGCAACCCTTCATACAGATGCCAGTGATATGCCAAAAATTTCTTCTTGTTGGTCGAGTTGGAATTACAAAATCATCGAAGGGAAAAGTGGAAAACAGGATCCTTATACCATCTATTGGATGAACCGATTGCAAAATGTATCCAAAAAACAAAATTATTTTGTGACCATCAATGACCCGGACCGTGTGGCAAAGGACAAAATCATAAAAAAAATTGGTTATGAACATCCGCTTTTTTCTGTCGATGCTTCTCTCGGACAAAGTCGTCTGCCAGAGTTAAACGAATCGGGGCCAATCTACTATGCAGGAGCTTACTTTCGGTATGGGTTCCATGAGGATGGGTTTTTGTCTGCTGTCAATGTCTCTCGAAGCATTTTAAAAAGGGATCCATGGACTTAA
- a CDS encoding DUF1365 domain-containing protein — MDLNSCIYEADVFHARTAPTPNKFQYRIFNFYLDLSEIDQLSYKSFWFSRNRWNLFSFYDKDHLQFGKENIYENVKAFLEASGVTNIGKIFLLTNLRVLGYVFNPVSFYFCYDKSGQPLVSMAEVGNTFGEIKPYLGYFQNMKGTIANPEVYIREQKNFYVSPFIPLDSEFEFRLNVPNDQLQIGVDSFENGKRILTTSFLGKKIPFHSKYLLKLFTQFPFITVKIITLIHWQAFKLWMKKIPYIKKGQNLEKQTGVPLGKITEPVPLTRND, encoded by the coding sequence ATGGACTTAAATTCCTGTATATATGAAGCGGACGTGTTCCATGCACGAACCGCTCCCACACCCAACAAATTCCAATATCGAATTTTCAATTTTTATTTGGATTTGTCAGAAATAGACCAGTTGTCCTACAAAAGTTTTTGGTTCTCAAGAAATCGTTGGAACTTGTTTTCGTTTTATGACAAAGACCACCTCCAATTTGGAAAAGAGAACATTTATGAAAATGTGAAGGCATTTCTGGAAGCATCGGGGGTAACCAATATTGGAAAGATATTTCTATTAACCAACCTAAGGGTACTCGGATATGTGTTCAATCCGGTAAGCTTTTATTTTTGTTATGACAAATCAGGACAACCCCTAGTATCAATGGCAGAAGTAGGAAACACGTTTGGAGAAATCAAACCCTACCTTGGATACTTTCAGAATATGAAAGGTACAATTGCAAATCCAGAAGTGTACATTCGAGAACAAAAGAATTTTTATGTCTCTCCTTTCATTCCTTTAGATTCCGAATTTGAGTTTCGATTGAACGTACCCAACGATCAATTGCAGATTGGTGTCGACTCCTTTGAAAATGGAAAACGAATTTTGACAACTTCCTTTCTTGGAAAAAAAATTCCATTTCATTCTAAATACTTATTAAAACTTTTTACCCAATTTCCATTCATCACCGTCAAAATAATAACATTGATTCATTGGCAAGCTTTCAAGTTATGGATGAAAAAAATTCCGTATATAAAGAAAGGCCAAAACTTAGAGAAACAAACAGGAGTTCCCCTTGGAAAAATCACAGAACCAGTCCCTCTTACAAGAAACGATTGA
- a CDS encoding SAM-dependent methyltransferase, with amino-acid sequence MEKSQNQSLLQETIDSELFTELKNKSTFEQFPIYRKIFFKAMSSMKRGSLRMILPDGEQVIIGDPNSNFDPKFHSALVHIKNPVFFKKSVLYGDIGFSESYLTGDWDTDSIENVISWFILNVDDSPSLSGAKKKLFHLDLFNLGNKFLHFLRKNTLTGSKKNIVEHYDLGNKFYKLFLDPTMTYSSAYFEAIEDTLEEAQTRKVDKLCQKLKLNPGDHLLEIGSGWGFLSIHAAKNYGCRVTTVTLSEEQYAFAKARIEKEGLSEKIEIRIQDYRKIEGQFTKIVSVEMLEAVGDAYYETFFQKCQDLLTRDGIMALQVITCPDSRFTSFKNGIDFIQKHIFPGSLLPSIGRMNQAINRTGDMYLFHLEDMGLSYAKTLRIWLTSFEENLTEVRNQGYSETFIRKWRYYLAYCAAAFQMRNISVVQSVYVRPNNLTI; translated from the coding sequence TTGGAAAAATCACAGAACCAGTCCCTCTTACAAGAAACGATTGATTCAGAACTTTTTACCGAATTAAAGAACAAGTCTACCTTCGAACAGTTTCCTATTTATAGGAAAATATTTTTTAAAGCAATGAGTTCCATGAAACGAGGATCATTAAGAATGATTCTTCCGGATGGAGAGCAAGTGATCATTGGAGATCCCAATTCTAACTTTGATCCGAAATTTCATTCGGCACTTGTACACATAAAAAATCCTGTTTTCTTCAAGAAATCAGTGTTATATGGTGATATTGGGTTTTCAGAATCCTATTTAACTGGTGATTGGGATACTGACTCTATTGAAAATGTGATCTCATGGTTTATATTAAACGTGGATGACAGTCCTAGTCTATCAGGTGCCAAAAAAAAATTATTTCATTTGGATTTGTTTAATTTAGGCAATAAATTCCTACATTTTTTACGTAAAAACACCCTAACAGGTAGTAAAAAAAATATAGTGGAACATTATGATTTAGGGAACAAATTTTATAAATTGTTTTTAGATCCGACGATGACTTATAGTTCTGCTTATTTTGAAGCAATTGAGGACACACTCGAAGAGGCACAAACTCGAAAAGTTGACAAACTCTGTCAAAAGTTGAAACTAAATCCAGGTGACCATCTTTTAGAAATTGGAAGTGGTTGGGGTTTTTTATCCATTCATGCTGCAAAAAATTATGGATGTCGTGTCACTACAGTCACTCTTTCTGAAGAACAATATGCTTTTGCAAAGGCTAGAATTGAGAAAGAAGGACTTTCAGAAAAAATCGAAATTCGGATTCAAGACTATCGTAAAATAGAAGGACAGTTTACTAAGATCGTTTCTGTGGAGATGTTAGAGGCAGTAGGGGACGCTTATTACGAAACCTTCTTTCAGAAATGCCAAGACCTTCTCACAAGAGATGGAATTATGGCTCTCCAAGTCATCACTTGTCCCGATTCTAGATTTACTTCCTTTAAAAATGGAATCGATTTCATTCAGAAACATATTTTCCCTGGTTCTCTTTTGCCTTCAATTGGCCGAATGAACCAAGCCATCAATCGTACAGGAGATATGTATCTTTTCCATCTAGAAGATATGGGTCTAAGTTATGCGAAGACTTTAAGAATTTGGCTAACGAGTTTTGAAGAGAATTTAACGGAAGTAAGAAATCAAGGTTATAGCGAAACTTTTATCAGAAAGTGGAGATACTACTTAGCATATTGTGCCGCTGCTTTCCAGATGAGAAATATCAGTGTCGTTCAATCAGTTTACGTTAGGCCAAACAACCTAACAATCTAA
- a CDS encoding SRPBCC family protein has translation MRETKSVFTFDEPIERLWSGITVYEVLVHWLADEVRGRPKVGGEFSWTWKLGLEGDFTTHGVYKKIEPLKELVMEWKDHPADPTGNIYLQLLFESLGPNKSQLTIVNGGFPEGEGSDVWIEGAKEAWDGQAIHLKGFLNENPDITKFFKKT, from the coding sequence ATGAGAGAAACGAAGTCAGTATTTACCTTTGATGAACCAATAGAACGATTGTGGTCGGGAATCACCGTCTACGAGGTGTTAGTCCATTGGTTGGCCGATGAGGTAAGAGGAAGGCCAAAGGTTGGTGGTGAATTCTCTTGGACATGGAAACTGGGACTTGAGGGTGATTTCACTACTCATGGAGTTTATAAAAAAATCGAACCACTCAAAGAATTGGTTATGGAATGGAAAGACCATCCTGCAGATCCTACCGGAAACATTTATTTACAATTATTATTTGAATCTTTGGGTCCAAACAAATCTCAATTAACGATTGTTAATGGGGGATTTCCTGAGGGAGAGGGTTCGGATGTGTGGATTGAAGGAGCAAAAGAGGCATGGGATGGGCAAGCCATTCACTTAAAAGGCTTTCTGAATGAAAATCCAGATATCACAAAATTTTTTAAAAAGACTTGA
- a CDS encoding PLU-1-like domain protein: MEYPELETYFQKLTDITDRIAMMNNHFDATPEIDIPQLSEFSADIQSKDWENTDREYYELFTSYFTFHVKTVEEIIQEAREILNPENREYVKKLVSHVRNADDWFVNLKKKRKLARTQVA, encoded by the coding sequence ATGGAATATCCCGAATTGGAAACGTATTTCCAGAAATTAACTGATATAACAGACCGTATCGCAATGATGAACAATCATTTTGATGCGACACCTGAAATCGACATACCACAGTTATCTGAGTTTTCTGCTGACATTCAGTCAAAGGATTGGGAGAATACGGATAGAGAGTATTATGAACTCTTTACTAGTTATTTTACTTTTCATGTAAAAACTGTGGAAGAAATCATTCAAGAAGCACGTGAGATTCTGAACCCGGAAAACCGGGAGTATGTTAAGAAACTTGTAAGCCATGTTCGTAATGCGGATGACTGGTTTGTAAATCTTAAAAAGAAACGCAAACTCGCTCGTACACAAGTCGCTTAA
- a CDS encoding DUF1574 domain-containing protein, with protein MLKARFLFYPLILLLFLFLVDSLFRIPYIQTITKIDLTAVNYKAKSDFLEKLVTEKPGVHSPKTKKIMLILGSSRLLYFDHDELVSFYPDWDIYNLSSAVTTPAYYDFQLTKVLDAGIRPDLVIMETDPNQFNQNSVFKSSNLTYSFDLSYVLSNLGLFGKDHVSFYLGRKLFAVGTYKPYLDQMWKNYKNPYLDNAIGMHQATYDYILTHNGNGLSPIDNYMEKDSNSLQMTSHRTLDWLFASYVRSPMQFGFYEKILDRLQTEKIKTVIIWPLSSPDFEALMEKEPLVKTWEKEIDEITSNHNLSILKLKNDPSYTCNAFADGGHVAKDCYRSLMRSILLDYFRKFEPNHL; from the coding sequence ATGCTCAAGGCACGGTTTCTTTTTTACCCGCTTATCCTTTTACTATTTTTGTTTTTAGTTGATTCTTTATTTCGAATCCCCTATATTCAGACAATTACCAAAATAGATTTAACGGCTGTTAACTATAAAGCAAAATCAGATTTTTTAGAAAAGCTGGTTACTGAAAAACCAGGGGTCCATTCTCCAAAAACAAAAAAAATCATGTTAATTCTGGGCTCTTCCCGGCTCCTTTATTTCGATCATGATGAGCTTGTTTCTTTTTATCCAGATTGGGATATTTATAATTTATCTTCTGCTGTAACCACACCTGCTTATTATGACTTCCAACTGACAAAGGTATTGGATGCGGGGATTAGGCCAGACTTAGTCATTATGGAAACCGATCCAAACCAATTTAACCAGAACTCGGTTTTCAAAAGTTCTAACTTAACTTATAGTTTTGATTTATCTTATGTACTTTCAAACTTAGGATTATTTGGAAAAGACCATGTGTCCTTTTATTTAGGTCGCAAACTTTTTGCTGTGGGAACATACAAACCCTACTTAGACCAGATGTGGAAAAACTATAAAAATCCATATTTGGATAATGCCATTGGAATGCATCAGGCAACTTACGATTATATCCTCACCCATAATGGAAATGGTCTTTCTCCAATCGACAATTATATGGAAAAGGATTCCAATTCTTTACAAATGACGAGCCATAGAACATTGGATTGGTTATTTGCATCCTATGTTCGAAGTCCCATGCAGTTTGGATTTTATGAAAAGATTTTAGATCGTCTGCAAACAGAAAAAATCAAAACGGTGATTATCTGGCCTCTTTCATCACCTGACTTTGAAGCACTGATGGAAAAAGAACCTCTCGTCAAAACTTGGGAGAAAGAAATCGATGAAATCACATCAAATCATAATCTTTCCATTCTCAAATTAAAGAATGACCCATCATACACTTGTAATGCGTTTGCAGATGGTGGTCATGTGGCAAAGGATTGTTATCGAAGTTTGATGCGTTCTATTCTATTGGATTACTTTCGGAAGTTTGAACCGAATCATCTGTAA